The Natrinema sp. HArc-T2 genome has a segment encoding these proteins:
- a CDS encoding TIGR03560 family F420-dependent LLM class oxidoreductase, with the protein MSATDLDVGVILPQYGTDSGTVRDTALEAEQLDYDAVWLEDHFQSWIGDPRRATQECWTTLSAVAEATDRIRLGTLVTSQSYRHPALLAKMAATVDQISDGRLELGLGGGWYEAEYDRFGYEFREPPAERLRRLAETVEILQGLWTNDTYSHEGTHLEVDLEDAFCEPQPVQDPHPPIWIGGGGEQFTLRYTAELADGWNFGTLEPEGFAEKLDVLRDHCESEDRYDEIRKSAELFVFVGETTAAAERKREGFQQEFLPDEPSEPREFFLAGYLETAPTGTPAEVRDRLADYADVGIEEVMLAIPDAADAEDESLSLLADELDA; encoded by the coding sequence ATGAGCGCGACCGACCTCGACGTTGGTGTCATCCTTCCCCAATACGGTACCGACAGCGGAACGGTTCGAGACACGGCACTCGAGGCCGAGCAGCTGGACTACGACGCGGTCTGGCTCGAGGATCACTTCCAGTCGTGGATCGGCGACCCGCGGCGGGCGACTCAGGAGTGTTGGACGACGCTGAGTGCCGTCGCCGAGGCGACCGACCGGATCCGGCTGGGAACCCTCGTGACGAGCCAGTCCTACCGCCATCCGGCCCTGCTCGCGAAGATGGCAGCGACGGTCGATCAGATCAGTGACGGTCGGCTCGAGCTCGGCCTGGGCGGGGGCTGGTACGAAGCCGAGTACGACCGCTTTGGCTACGAGTTCCGCGAGCCACCGGCCGAACGCCTGCGCCGGCTCGCCGAAACCGTCGAGATCCTGCAGGGGCTGTGGACCAACGACACCTACAGTCACGAGGGCACGCATCTCGAGGTCGACCTCGAGGACGCCTTCTGTGAGCCCCAGCCCGTCCAGGACCCACATCCGCCGATCTGGATCGGTGGCGGCGGCGAGCAGTTCACACTGCGCTACACCGCCGAGCTGGCCGACGGCTGGAACTTCGGCACGCTCGAGCCCGAGGGCTTCGCCGAGAAACTCGACGTACTCCGGGACCACTGCGAAAGCGAGGACCGATACGACGAAATCCGCAAATCCGCCGAGCTGTTCGTCTTCGTCGGCGAGACGACCGCCGCAGCCGAACGAAAGCGCGAGGGGTTCCAACAGGAGTTCCTCCCCGACGAGCCGAGCGAGCCCCGCGAGTTCTTCCTCGCGGGCTATCTGGAAACGGCACCCACCGGGACGCCCGCGGAGGTCCGCGACCGACTCGCGGACTACGCCGATGTCGG